Genomic segment of Rhodothermales bacterium:
CGGACTGGTCGATTCGATCCTCTGTCAGCCGGCCCTCTTCCACGGCTTTCAAGATCGCCGAGCGCGCCGCATATTCGTCCTGTGAAAGCACCAGCATGTCGATGCCGGCCTCGATGGCGCGGACAGCCGCTTCACCGGTGCCAAAGTGTTTGGTGATGCTCGTCATCCGCATCGCATCCGAGACGATCAACCCCTTGAATCCGAGGTCTTCACGCAGGAGGGAGGTGACGATTCCCGAGGCCAGCGTGGCCGGCACGCGAGGATCGGGTTCGAGCTGGGGCAGGGCGAGATGGCCCATCATGATGCTCATGATGCCGGCGTCGCGGACACCCCGGAAGGGTACGAGCTCGACGGAGTCCAGCCGCGCACGGTCGAAAGGGAGGATCGGGAGGTCGGAGTGCGAGTCGGTGGCGGTGTCTCCGTGGCCGGGGAAGTGTTTGGCCGTGGCAATCACCTTGCCATCCTGTAGGCCGAAGGTGAACGCCTTCACCATGTCCGTCACCAGATCGGGGCGTTCGCCGAACGAACGGACGTTGATGACCGGGTTGGCGGCGTTGTTGTTGATGTCCGCCACCGGGGCGTAGACCTGGTCGATGCCCAGCGCGCGGGCCTCGCGGGCGGTGGCGTAGCCGGCGGCATAGGCGAGGCTAGTGTTACGTGTGGCGCCGAGCGCCATCGCACTCGGGAAATTGGTGGTGCGCGAAATCCGCATGCCGGCGCCGGACTCCATGTCCTGCGACATCAACAGCGGCAGGTTGGAGCGGGCCTGGAGTTCGTTGGCGAGCAGCAGTTGCGAGTAGGGATCTCCCTGGAAAAAGAGGATGCCGCCCACCTGGAATCGCTCGACGAGATCCACCAGGCGCTTGTACGCCGGGTCGTCCGCGCTGGTGTAGACGCCGTAGGCGTAGGAGGAAAAGAGCTGAGAGACCTTTTGTTCGAGGGTGAGCTGACGGAGGGTGGACCGCGCCCAGGCCCCCGTGCCCTCCAGGTATTCCTCGTAGTGGTCCTGGCTGGTGGGCGGGCTTCCTGTCCCTTTCCCGTTGAATTGGAGGGCCATCCAGGCCGGCACCGCTACCACGCAGGTGACGATAAAGGCAGCAGTGAGCCGATCCAGCAAGGTAGTTTCTCTCATACGGAACAGCGTTACGCGTCTATCGCACCATGCGTAAACGACCTACGATACGAATCGGATTGCAAAAACAATGCGCCATTTGGATGAACGGAACTACACACCGCGAATTCTGTGTATTGATCCCTTCAACACGCCAATCCTACGGTGCGGATCAATGGCCACCTTTTACGATGCGCTCACGGACGAGCTCCAGGTGTTTATCGAGCAGCAGCCCATCTTTTTCACCGGATCCGCGCCGGCAGACGGGCGCGTCAACGTGTCGCCCAAGGGGATGGACAGTTTCCGGTGTTTCGATGCGCGGACGGTGGGGTATCTGGATGTGACGGGCAGCGGTAACGAGGCAGCCGCACACATCGGTGAGAACGGCCGGCTGACGATCATGTTTTGCAGTTTCACCCGGCAGACGCTCATCCTACGGTTGTACGGGAGGGGGGAAGTCGCCCGCCGCGGCACGGCACGATGGGCGGAGCTCATCGACCGGTTCACGCTGCTCCGCGGAGCCCGGCAGATCGTAGTGTTACATATCGACTCGGTGCAGACGTCCTGCGGGTACGCTGTGCCGATCATGGAGTATGTCCGCGACCGCGACACACTCGTCAAGTGGGCCGGGGGACAGACGGACGAGGAACTGGTGGCCTATCGCGAGCGGAAAAATACACGGAGTATCGATGGCCTGCCTACAGGGAGCTGGTTGCTGGAAGGCCATTAACGGAGGGCCCCGGGGGGTGTAGGTGTATGAGCGAAGCGCGTAGAACCATGCCTGTCCTCCTGCTCGGCGTCCTCATCGCCGCGCTGGACATTGCGATCCTGGGGCCGGCGTTGCGCGCGATCGCCGAGACGTTTTTGCTGGACGAACGCGCCGTGGCCTGGGTGTTTATCGTGTTCTCCCTGTTCAGCCAGCTCGGCAACCCGATCATGAGCGGGTTGTCCGACAGCTACGGTCGCCGGCTGGCGTTCGGGTGGTGCATCGGGTTGTTTGTCGTGGGCACCTTGATCGTCGTCTTTTC
This window contains:
- a CDS encoding pyridoxamine 5'-phosphate oxidase family protein produces the protein MATFYDALTDELQVFIEQQPIFFTGSAPADGRVNVSPKGMDSFRCFDARTVGYLDVTGSGNEAAAHIGENGRLTIMFCSFTRQTLILRLYGRGEVARRGTARWAELIDRFTLLRGARQIVVLHIDSVQTSCGYAVPIMEYVRDRDTLVKWAGGQTDEELVAYRERKNTRSIDGLPTGSWLLEGH